Proteins from a genomic interval of Deinococcus carri:
- a CDS encoding sulfurtransferase: MTPSEPTRPASPLKAAAWLLEHLNDPQLRVLDCRYALTDPLVGRIAYMAGHVPGAIYADLETDLSGPVRPDGSGGRHPLPDPPVLAAWLGDAGIGNGSVVVAYDDPSTGQGFYAARAWWLLRWLGHREVYVLDGGWPAFLATGGQASIAESTFAPATFTPDVQPEMVATAGDVAGREAGTLLIDSRAANRYRGEVEPLDRKAGHIPGAVNREWAGALDGQGHWRNAAAQAARLATEEAATITYCGSGVSATPNLLARELAGVPLGPRNRLYAGSWSDWVSDDSRRVATGEEQ, encoded by the coding sequence ATGACCCCGTCCGAACCGACACGGCCCGCCTCCCCGCTGAAGGCCGCCGCCTGGCTGCTGGAGCACCTGAACGACCCGCAACTGCGTGTGCTGGATTGCCGCTATGCCCTGACCGACCCGCTGGTGGGGCGGATTGCCTACATGGCAGGGCACGTGCCCGGCGCAATCTATGCCGACCTGGAAACGGACCTCAGCGGCCCGGTGCGGCCGGACGGGTCGGGGGGCCGGCATCCCCTGCCCGACCCGCCGGTGCTGGCCGCCTGGCTGGGGGATGCCGGCATCGGCAACGGCAGTGTGGTGGTGGCCTACGACGACCCCTCCACGGGCCAGGGCTTCTATGCCGCACGGGCCTGGTGGCTGCTGCGCTGGCTGGGGCACCGGGAGGTGTATGTGCTGGACGGCGGCTGGCCCGCCTTCTTAGCGACGGGAGGCCAGGCCAGCATCGCCGAGTCGACCTTCGCCCCGGCAACCTTCACGCCGGACGTGCAGCCGGAGATGGTCGCCACCGCCGGGGATGTGGCGGGGCGGGAGGCCGGGACACTCCTGATCGACTCACGGGCCGCGAACCGTTACCGGGGTGAGGTGGAACCGCTGGACCGCAAGGCCGGGCACATCCCCGGTGCGGTGAACCGCGAGTGGGCCGGGGCGCTGGACGGGCAGGGGCACTGGCGGAACGCTGCCGCGCAGGCCGCGCGGTTGGCTACGGAGGAGGCCGCCACCATCACCTACTGCGGCAGCGGCGTGAGCGCGACCCCCAACCTGCTGGCCCGCGAACTCGCCGGGGTGCCCCTAGGCCCGCGCAACCGCCTGTACGCCGGGTCGTGGAGCGACTGGGTGAGCGACGACTCGCGCCGGGTGGCGACGGGGGAAGAGCAGTGA
- a CDS encoding DUF3105 domain-containing protein, translating into MKRLLLSLLLPLALAACGQKGIEGVKTFDYAGGDHRSGSLTYAQTPPAGGPHNPNWQNCGVYTQPLYNEYAVHSLEHGAVWITYRPDLGAEGVAALAQLVDGRPYTLLSPYPGLPSPVVISAWNAQLTVDSPTDPRLKAFLDEYEQGPTAPERGAACSGNYSGTR; encoded by the coding sequence GCTCTCCCTGCTTCTGCCCCTCGCACTCGCGGCCTGCGGCCAGAAAGGCATCGAGGGCGTGAAGACCTTCGATTATGCCGGCGGCGACCACCGCTCCGGTTCGCTGACGTACGCCCAGACGCCCCCGGCGGGCGGCCCCCACAACCCCAACTGGCAGAACTGCGGCGTGTACACCCAGCCGCTCTACAACGAGTACGCGGTGCACAGCCTCGAACACGGCGCGGTCTGGATCACCTACCGCCCCGACCTGGGCGCGGAGGGCGTGGCGGCCCTGGCGCAACTGGTGGACGGGCGGCCCTACACGCTCCTGAGTCCCTATCCCGGCCTGCCATCACCCGTCGTCATTAGTGCGTGGAATGCCCAGCTCACCGTGGACAGCCCCACCGACCCGCGCCTGAAGGCCTTCCTCGATGAATACGAGCAGGGGCCGACCGCCCCGGAGCGTGGCGCGGCCTGTTCGGGCAACTACAGCGGCACGCGCTGA